The following nucleotide sequence is from Dethiobacter alkaliphilus AHT 1.
CCTGGGCACTATGCCCGAATTGGTGGAGGCTAGTCTTGGCAGTTGCTCCCGGATCGGTGAAAACCTGGCTATGAACTTTCCCGACGAATCATCGGTTCACCGGGCCTGGATGAGCTCAGCCATGCATCGTAAAAACATTTTGGATGAAGGTTACCAGCGTTTCGGTTTTAGTTGGGTCGAGATGGGTGAGAAAGGGAGAATTTATGTCCAGGTGTTTACCGGTGAGCAGTGACCAAGGCAACTGAAAGGAGGCGGTCTGCTTTGAATCCGTTGAGACAGTTGTCCCGCCGGGTCATAAACCGGATTGTCAGCG
It contains:
- a CDS encoding CAP domain-containing protein, with the translated sequence MRELINGERRQAGLPPVLLDEALCELAALKAKDMRDNGYFGHRSDGLGTMPELVEASLGSCSRIGENLAMNFPDESSVHRAWMSSAMHRKNILDEGYQRFGFSWVEMGEKGRIYVQVFTGEQ